The genomic segment ataaggaaagtGGGGGCAGAGGTTGGTGGGGCCACGCAGCTGGGCAGTAAAGGCCAGGTTGATCACTGCCTTGGGGTCAGTCATACAGGGTCTTTATTGCTTGAGGAGatagtttttgtttccttcatgggATACTTTGCCCACCAGaccttttgcctgagttaagagataagccaGAAAGAAGAACTTAAATCAATTAGAAAGTACAGACTGAGGTCAAACTGGAGTTGATAGAACTTGTCTCTTGCCTCCTGGGGATGGAGAAAAGGTGTTTCCTGACATCAGCATGTTTGGGATTCGTGTCCCGTTTGTCTTCCAGGATTATTACCCCAGCCCTCCATCTGGGCACTGCCCGGGGCTGTGATTCCCCAGGGCAGTTCTGTGACCATCCGCTGCAGGGGACCTCCAGGAGTAGTCAGATGGCAGCTACTTAGAATAGGAACTTTCATCTCACGGTACGACAGAACCTCAGATGGATCCCAGGGAGTTTCCACGTTTTTCATCCAGTCTGTGACATACTTCAATGCAGGAATTTACTACTGTATATACTGGAAGCAAGGAGTCTGGTCAGGACGCAGTGACCCATTGGATCTGGTGGTGACAGGTAAGAGACACCCCCAAGGGCACATCCTTAGCTCCTATCTCTGCTGCCCACCACCCTAGGCCCGACGTGTCCCTATCATAGGAcccctgccctctgtctctgccctcccacctTATCCATCTGGGTCTAAATCTCTGTGTTCTGACTGTGGTCCCATATCTCTTCAGGAAGGTGGCTGGAGTCCCCAGGGGACTGTTGTCATGGGGACAGATACTAAGCTCCCTCTCCATATATATGGCCACTGCCTGGTCTCTGGTTGTGGGAAAATGGAAAAGTGTTTGTCTTGTCCTCATAATCCCTGTAGAGGAACAATTGTTGAATTTCAACCTaccttctcccttctttcttttagttCCAACAAGAGAATGGTGGTGTTGTGTGTGGTTCCCTGATAATGTTAAGAGGCTCTCTTCTCTTCCAGGCGTATACAAGGACACACCCTCCCTGACTGCTCTTCCAGACCCCAATGTGACCTCAGGAGAGAACGTGACACTCCTTTGTGAAACATCTCAGTACTATGAAATCTTTAATTTGACTAAAGATGGAAGGAATGTCTCTCCTCAGGATTTTTTACGTCAGGACCATAACACCTTCCTGATCTCTCCTGTGACCCTTGCCCATGGGGGTGTCTATAGATGCTATGGTTCTTCTAAAATCTACCCTCACAGCTGGTCACTGCCTAGCAACCCTGTTAAGCTTTTGGTTACAGGTGAGGAAAGAGGCTGGACTGTTAGCCCTCTGCGCTCTGCTCAAGGACGTCCCTTGTGATGTCTGGGGTGGGGAATCTCTCCCACATTGCCTGAAtaagataagctggaaagaagaacatACTCAATCGGAAAGTACAGACTGAGGTCAAAGTGGAGTTGGTAGAAGTTGCCTCTCACCTCCTGGGGATGAGGAAAAGGGGTTTCCTGTGCACTGTATAAGAGGACCCCTGCTAAGATCACTCCATTCAATGTAGAGACCCTGAAACTTAGTATTTATTAGGACAACTTGGCATAGATATAGGCAGATTTTCCTTGGGAAGAAAGGTCTTTAACCATCTACACGAAAGTGCTCTGTGATCTGGGGTGGTGGTTCTTGAGAAGCAGAGTGAGTGGTGGGTGTGTGGGCACGTGGTCATCCTTTACACCCTCCTTGATCATTTCCTCAGGCAGTTCCATCTGCAGGTGAGTGGGTGACTGAGTATCATCACTAGGCGATAGtgacagaaaagggaaaggaagggccaTACTGGTTTCTTCATCCAAGACTATTCTCATAAGCCCTGCATCATCCAAAAAAGATTCTGGGACCATAGGAGTGTCTCTCATCAGCCACCAACACAATGGAGAATGCAGAAAATTTACAGAAGAGTGTCCGAGATGGGCTTATGATCAAGATCCTACAAGGCTGTGGGCGCGGCAGACAGGGGCAGCTCAGCTGTCTTGGTGGATGGGGGTGGAGTTCTGTAAGCCATCACTTTCCTGGCTGGCTGACACTTTTCAGGGTTTCAAGGGAGGGGATCATGTCCGAGCATGGGGAGCAGAGGGGATAGACACACAGGTGTGAGACAAGCTTGCCTGGTGCCTTCTGGGAACTACAGGTTAGTTGTGGGAGGGTGCATGAACtagggatggacagatggacacaGGGAGTTAGGGACCTGAGAAACAAATGGCAGGGATAGAGTAGAGAAGGGGGTAGTGGTGACTGGAGAAGTTTGTGCATGACCAGCCTGCAGGCAGGGTGCCGCgtagaatgaaaataatacattttagttgTTCAGTATCTGCTGATGGCAGCTAGCTTTTATCACTCCCATCAAAAATGCTCCTCTGGGTTTCATACCTACGGATTATGGTACATCTACTCAGATGCCTATTAAACATCTCAGGAAGGCTCTTAATCAGCGAATCTCAAAATCTCCTCCTTATACTGGTCTTCCTGTCACAGTAAGGTCCATTCATCCTCTCCAATGATCAGGTCACCAAGAATATTTGATGCTCCTCTTCTGCTCCCAGTGCCCACATACTCCACCACCAAACCTCAACTGTCACCATTTCTATCCTCGGGAACTCCTCAGGTCCATATCCTTCCTTCTCCCACCACTCCCACCACCCCCTTGTTAAAACACAGCCACACCCTGCAGCACATTCCCTGATGCCTTATCTTTCCACCTGGCTCCTTAAATCCATGTGTCACACAGAAaatgcagtatttaaaaaatacatagctcTCTGCTTGTCAATCCCTTTGTGGTTCACTGTTACATTTAGACCTAACCCCAGACTCTTCTGAGCCACTCTTCCCGTCCTTCTGTGTGTGGGCTCTTTCTCACCTCTGAGTTGGGCTACGTTAcactgttccctctgtctggaggCAATTCTCCCTGCACTTCAGAGATCTAGGTGTTTCTTATCTTTCAGGGCTTATCCCCAAAGAaacccttttatttaaaaatataattcggCATAAATGGTTTTGCCCTATAATTTATCTCTATGTGTAAAAATACTTCTGGACCATAGATTCTATTGTTGGGCGTGTTTACTATGGTTTCCCAAACATCCAATAACTTGCCTCATGTAGGGAAGGCAAAcgttaaatgtttattaaatggaTACATTAATCCAGCAAGAGCTCAAAAACAGACCTTTACTGTTTCCTAATTCCTAGATCCACCTGCTCCTGGAAATGGACACCTTCCCATTGTGACTGGGATCTTGGCCATCGTTGTCTtacttcttctctcccttctcttcctcttttaccAATGTTGGCATCGGGTCAAACATGGTATGTCCTGATGGTGGGAGGGTTAACCTGAGAGGGCTTGGTGGATCCCCTACCAAGACTCTGATTACTGACTCTCCTTAGGGAACATTGATTGTGAGACCGAGAACCAGGTGAAGTATAAGAGGTAGGAAAATTTGGACTCCCCCAGTAGAAAACCTTCCGCCTTATTTCTCAGACTTGTCTTAATacttctatcttttctttctcagctCCTTCCCAGTCATGGATTTCCAGGAAGAAAATCAATGTAAGGGGGAGTGAGAAGGAGGAACagctggggtggggaaaggatgTGTTTGGGGAAGACAGAAGGCAACTTGGAGGAAGCAGACAAGGTGGGGGCATCACCTTACTGGACATGACATCACTGCCCTTCCCTGTTTCAGTCAACCATCTCTGaaataagtaaacacacacacacacacacacacacacacacacacacacgtatatacatattataGGACTGGGTAGTTTTAAGGCTCTTTCTGGAGGCTTACCCCCACATCTTTCCTTGCAGATGATGTCTTAGAGGACATCCAGCCTGAGAAGGACAGACAGATGGCTATGCAGGTGAGTCTCTCCCTACCTACCCACTCTCCGGCCCCAGTAACCTTCCACAGGTGCTCTCTTTTCACTTTGTACCTCCATGCTGACAGGTCCCCATAGAGGAAGACTCTCAGGAGGTGACCTATGCTCAGCTACACCAGGAAACCCTTAGGGGGAACGTGGACACGCTACTCTCCCACACCCATGAGGATTCCTCTGGCCAGCCCTGTGTGTATGCCACCCTCAACTTGTCCTGAGTTTAGAGCCAGGACTGGCTGTGTAGACTCCAGTGTTCAAGTGCTCCTTAAAGAAGGTCAGCTCCATGGGGTGTCCTACTCATGTTCCTCAACATCAGCCATCACCTTGGAGCTCCCCAAGGACTTAAGACTGGAGTCAACTTGTCAACTGTCAAGAAATTCTGGGCCCCATCAAATATCTCTCAACAGATTCCTGGTCCCTTGTATATTTACCCATTCAGTTGCCTATTCAAGATATGTCGACAAAAGTCAACTCTTTCCTTGGATCTGTGATGGGGATATACATATTATGAAGATATAGTTTTTAGTCTCAAGGACTCATGATTTATTGAGTGAGGCAAGCCCATGATCTGACCCTTGGAAAGCAAAGGGGGTGACCCACTGGAACAGGTGTAAGGATGCTTTGGGTCACTGAGCAGACACAATGTCTAGGAATGTTTAAAGAGCGCTCATTGGTATAAAATACAAGGAGAAGTCAAGAAATAAGAGTCAGTTTGGGCACAGAGGACATTCCTAATGGCATTTTGGTACAATGTTCTAGGTGTCGCTGAGAGTTGAAGCCTTCAAAGTACTGAAACTGAATAAGGAAGCTTCTTTGTGAGGGAACCAAGTTGCAACCAATTTGGCCACAGGATGGGTGGGTTCCTCCTGGGGAGGGGAATGGTGTAGAGGGCATTTGGAGGGGGGATTTATGGTTTCCACCTGGTTTTGatgaatttctctttttcagttatgcaattaaaataaataggacATAGTTTTTAAACAGATATGAATGAGAAGGAGAGGCCCTGGAAGCTGGTAGGAACAATAACTTTTTCAGTAACTTTTGACAAAAGGAAGTAAAGTAGAAAGCTAACAGCAGGTGTAGTGAGAACCAGAGAGGTGGTTTGGAGTGAGGGGTACGAGAAGTAGTGGGGGATTGAGCATGTGTGTTTGTTGATGGAAATAACCGAGGGGAGGAAACAATGTGGATgatgctggggagggagggacggtTGACACTTGGTGGGATGGGCTATCGGGTGAGAGTTTAGACTCTGGAATAGATGAGCTCACCTGGGTTCAGACTctcctttggcaaccaccagctGCATGATGGTGCATACATTTAAACATTCTTCTTTAAGctggaatttaatttaattcagaaGGGAAACTCCAAGCTCAGGTGAGCAGGCGATGAGATGCTTAACCTCTTTAGGcattagagaaaagaaactggCAAAGATGAGGAGGCTGGGCCACCTCAGGTTTTGGGCGTGTGGGCACCTTCTTGTATTGCTGGGAGAAGGAACTGGTACAGTGAGTCTGAAGTTCCATTTGGCCGTGAGTAAAAGATTGGGCAATTTCCTGTTGGAAATGTAAACATAATTTAAAGATATTCTCACATGTGTCCATAGGGGCGTCTGCAGAATGATATTTAGCTCAGCATTGTTCACAGCAGAGATATTTGGATACGATGTGTCTGTCCCTTATTAGGACACTGTGGGGATTACTGTGTTGAAGCAAGTAACTGTGCTGTAGACATATGAGTGGTCCATAAACCCGCAGTGTGCAGTGGAAAGATGAATGACTTCCACAGCATTAACATTTGCAAGACACAAAATAAAGTTCTGCAAACACAAACAAATTCGCACGGACTGTGATTTCAGAGCTGCTCCTTGAAGCTGGAGAAACGAAATGAGAACCACAGGGCAGAGAAAAATCACACAAGACGTCGATTACCTggatgcatgtgtgcgtgtgctaAGCCAGAGGTGATCGATCGATTACTCAGCTCCCGGCATCCACGCTTCAAGTAGAAAAATACGTTTTCTTCTAAGCTCAGGTTTTCCCATTTGAGTAGGACTAAAGCTATATCTGCTTAGTCTTGTGTGAGGGTCAAAGGAGGTGGTGTCTGAAAAGTCAGTCAGGttacaaagaaatatttgggCACCCAagtttctatctttttttaaaagatgtttgtttatcgggcacctagtggctcagttggttaagcatccaactttgccacaagtcatgatctcatagtctgtgagtttgagccctgcgtcgggctccgtgctgacagctcagagcctggagtggcttcagattctgtgtctctctctctctgcccctcccccgttcatgctctgcctctctctgtccccccaaaaataaataaacgttgaaaaaaaaaacattaaaaatttttttttaaaaataaaaaaaatttttttgtttattcttgagaaagagacagagcatgagtggggaggggcagagtgagacagggagacacagaatccgaagctgtcagcacagagcctgacatggggcttgaccccacgaactgtgaaatcatgacctgagctgaggtcggacacttaaccaattgagccaccctggtgcccttatttatttattttttaatgtttgtttatttttaagagagagagagagagacagagtacaagtgggggaggggcagagagagaggaagcacagaatctgaagcagcctccaggctctgggctgtcagcgcagagcccaacatggggcttgaacccatgaaccatgagatcatgacctgagccaaagttggatgctcaaccgactgagccacccgggtgccctgtgCACCTAAGTTTATCTTGCCTTTGGAGTCCCTGAATGATCTAACCCAGTGGTTCTCGGCCGGACGTGATTTTGTCCTCCAAGGGACAGGTGGCAATGTCTAGATATTTGCAGGTTGTCACAACTGGAGAGGGTGTTGTGCTGGTGATATCTAGTGGATggaggccagggatactgctgAACCTCCCAGAAGCACAGGACAGCCCGTCCCTACATCGACAATCACCTGGTCCAAATGTCAATAGCACCGAAGTTGGGACACCCTGTATATATAACCTCTATGATAAACTCATCAGCCTCAGCATTTTGCACTCTCGATTCCAGCCACACTGTTCACGTCCTGGTTACGCGAAAATGCCAAGCTCTTTGCCTCATCGAGGCTCAGGGGCATGCTAAACATGCTGCTATTCCTTCGTGAAAACTTCTTACCGCCGGGTATAATCTCAAATGTCCAACGGAAAGCTCCATGAAACCATCCCGTGAAGGAGATCCTTCAGCTAGCATTCCATCTCAATGCCTCAGGAGGCAGACACAGTACAACCACGGGCTGGTGGGAGAAGATAAACGAGCTTCTGCGAGCTTGTGAGCAAGTCACGCTACTGAGGGGACGGCTCCAGCTTGATGAGCCGCAATTAGGAAAGGCCAGGctgctgggggaagggaagagagggttCTGGATCCTCACCACATCCTGTGTCTCTGCTCCCACTCCCTGCAGCGTCCCTCCTGGGCTACAGAGCTCTGGACGGGCTGAAGGACCATGGCCCCGTCCCTGTCTGCCCTTCTCGGTCTCGGTGAGTCCTGAGGGCTGTTCTGGGAAATGCCGCGGGACAGGCAGTGGGCTATGAGActcagaatgttttaaaaaattggatcGGAAATGAATTTCAGGGCAATTCAGGGGACCTATGAGGGCGCCTTCCTTTGTTGGGTGGGAAAACAGGGCCCCAGGGAGGTGGTGTTTGTCTGTTACTCTGTTATATTCTCTTCATGGCTCGGTTGGAAACGGTACGGTTCTTCTGCTTGGGGTTCTAACTTTGTCTCTATGTACCACGTTTTAAAAATGGACTTGGTGACATCAGGACTAGATTCTGTCAGCAAACCCTGCAGCACTGGAGGAAATAATCCTGCCATtcgcaacaacacagatggaccttgaggccacgacgctaagcgaaataagccaggcGCAGAAAGAAAACACTGCATGATCTCACATATATGTGGCACCCCAGAAAGTCTAGCTCACTAAGGTAGAGGGAATAGACCAGTGGTTGCCGggggttgggtgggtggggggaacgAGGAGGTAGATGGACAGagaacaaacttccagttataagatgaatgagTTCCTATTTCTCCAGAAGAACGTTCTTGCTAAAAGGACAGAGGCTCCAAGGGGCCAAGCAGGAAGGAACAGCTGTGTCCTGGGGATAAGAAAACGCCATGAGCACAAACCGCCTGTCAGTCATTTCTTAACACACCCTCATGTAACACTTACTATGGGCTGGGTGTTATTCcatggtttttttctctttttaatgtttatttatttttgagagagaaagaaagcacaagctggggaggggagagagagagagacagagacagagagagagagacagagacagagagagagagggcaagcaagcACGGAAtccaagaaccacgagatcatgacctgagccaaagtcggaagcttaaacaaatgagccaaccaggtgcccctcgactaatttttttttagtcagtTAGCTTAACAATTATATTAATGTTCACCTATCTCATCTTTACTCTGGTATATGTTATAgctcagacctgagccgaagtcagacgctcaaccgactgggccccccaggcgccccaccgacTCCAATTCTTATCAGACACCATGGCAGGCAGATCTCAATGTGCAGTATGGGTAGATTCTTCTATTTCAGGAGCTCTCTAGTGCTTGCTTAAAAGCATAGAATCCTTAGGATCATTCAAAGCCAATGCAGACTGGCCTTTCACTGCTGTCCTACATGAAccagctgtatttatttatttattataattttttcaatgtttaaaagtttatttatttttgacacagagagagacagagcatgagcaggggaggggcagagagagacagcgagagacagaatccaaagcaggctccaggctccgaggtgtcagcacagagtccgacgcggggctcgaactcacggagtgtgagatcatgacctgagctgaagtcgggcacccaaccgactgagccacccaggtgcccccgtgttttgttttgttttgctttgtttttttaaacaggcaTTTAACTCACCTTTTCCCCACAGCAGTCTGACTAGGTAGGGGctattattacctccattttatggaggagaacactgaggcccagagggattAAGGAACTTGCTTAAGGTCGCA from the Prionailurus viverrinus isolate Anna chromosome E2, UM_Priviv_1.0, whole genome shotgun sequence genome contains:
- the LOC125153664 gene encoding natural cytotoxicity triggering receptor 1-like isoform X1 → MSLGFTFLLGLVFCLEQRIWAKNGLLPQPSIWALPGAVIPQGSSVTIRCRGPPGVVRWQLLRIGTFISRYDRTSDGSQGVSTFFIQSVTYFNAGIYYCIYWKQGVWSGRSDPLDLVVTGVYKDTPSLTALPDPNVTSGENVTLLCETSQYYEIFNLTKDGRNVSPQDFLRQDHNTFLISPVTLAHGGVYRCYGSSKIYPHSWSLPSNPVKLLVTDPPAPGNGHLPIVTGILAIVVLLLLSLLFLFYQCWHRVKHGNIDCETENQVKYKSSFPVMDFQEENQYDVLEDIQPEKDRQMAMQVPIEEDSQEVTYAQLHQETLRGNVDTLLSHTHEDSSGQPCVYATLNLS
- the LOC125153664 gene encoding leukocyte immunoglobulin-like receptor subfamily B member 2 isoform X2, yielding MKTATFGLLPQPSIWALPGAVIPQGSSVTIRCRGPPGVVRWQLLRIGTFISRYDRTSDGSQGVSTFFIQSVTYFNAGIYYCIYWKQGVWSGRSDPLDLVVTGVYKDTPSLTALPDPNVTSGENVTLLCETSQYYEIFNLTKDGRNVSPQDFLRQDHNTFLISPVTLAHGGVYRCYGSSKIYPHSWSLPSNPVKLLVTDPPAPGNGHLPIVTGILAIVVLLLLSLLFLFYQCWHRVKHGNIDCETENQVKYKSSFPVMDFQEENQYDVLEDIQPEKDRQMAMQVPIEEDSQEVTYAQLHQETLRGNVDTLLSHTHEDSSGQPCVYATLNLS